ATGGATATCTTCTGGTCTTCTGCGCAGTTTTCTATGCTTCAGTCTGCGACAGGCACCGGTATTGCGGCAGGTTTAGTGCTGAGTGCGCTCAGTCAGAAAAGAAGCGGTCAGCCACTATTTTCGATAATCACACTGCCCGCCGCCGTTATCTGCGGGGCTGCCGCCCTTTACGCCCCAGGTATCGGGCTGGGCTTATGGTTGATTCTGATGGCGCGTTATCTGGGAAGTCCGGGATTGCTGGTGGTCAGTAGCGGGTTCTTGGTGCTCTATGTCATTGGCTGGTATTACTTCCTGGAAGTGATACTGCTGCATAAAGCGCTGTTGCTGCTGGCTGGCGGTCTGGTTTTGCTGGGGCTGGCGTGGGGCGTCACAAAAGTGTTACCCGCACAAACCGGAGGTGCGAGTGAGAATGCGTAAAAAGAGCCGATGGCTGGCAGGCGCGGTGATAGCGCTGGCGCTGGTGACCGTTAATGTCAGCATCTGGCAAAAAGAGCAGTTGCTGAAACAGGGCGCGGTCATGATTTTACCCCTTGCGCCGGTTGACCCGCGATCCCTGATGCAGGGTGATTACATGGCCCTGAATTATGCCCTCACCCGGCCGCTGGAGCAGACGCTGTATCAACAGGCGGTGGCCTGCGGCGCGACCCGGTCATCGCCATGCCTGCCCACCAGCAGGACCCTGATTGTGGATCTCGATGCGCAGCGTCATGCAACTCAGGCCCGGTTTGATCAGGGTGAGCCGCTACAGACGAATCAGCTACGGGTGAAATACCATCAACACTCCGGCTCGCTGACCGTCGGCACCAACGCTTATTTCTTTCAGGAAGGTCATGGCGAGCGTTTCGCGCAGGCACGCTACGGGGCATTCCGCGTGGGAGATGATGGCACAGCTCTCCTGACAGATCTGCTTGATGAGCAGGGGAAGGTCATTCAGCCTTAGCTATGCAAGACGCAAGCTGATGTGCACAGATCAGACTGACAGCCGGACTAAATATTCTTACAGAAAGGATTTCTGTAGCAGCGCATCACGATGCCTTCGCAGGTTTTGGCCAGCGTTGTGGCTCGTTTAATCGCTTAACCCATCATAGCCTCAGCTGAAAAACGGGCAATACTCTTACAAAGCGCCATTCGTTAAATATTATCCATCAGAACATCCCTTTTAATGTTCAGCATAATCATACAGAAATGACATTTTCGCCTTTTTCTTAAATTTATATAAGCCACTTTTTGTTTATTAATAGAAAAACCACTTTAATAATAATGTAATGTGTGTATTTTCATGAAAAAAGCAAACCATTAGCAGATTAATTATTAGCCTCAAATTTTATACACAATCAATGAGTTAACGAATAATTAACACCTCCGATGTCTCCACTAAAATTCAAACAAAAATATCCTAAGACATCGATATACGTTTCATTACACTCCTGTGATTTTAATTTTTAATGAATTTATCTTTAATCAAATGGCTCATTACTTACGGAATGGGCCGCGATTATCTCATGTATTTCTTACCTTTAAGGATGGATTATGAGACATAAAAAACTCACTCTTGCTTTAGGCCTTTTTGTTCTCTCTGCGGCGCGAATTTCTGTCGCCGCACCGTTAATGAACGAACCGCTAACTGACCACCCCTCCTATCCCTTCGTACTTATTGGCGATGCTAATGGTGGTGACGGCGGGAACGGCGGCTCTGGAGCCAATTCTCCAGGTGGCCCGGGCGGAGATGGCGGTAATAACAGCGGCAGCGGTAACGGGAACGACAGCGGTAATGGTAACGGCACTGGCAACGGCTCAGCTAACGGCAATGGTTCCGGTGACGGTGACGGCGGTGGTGACGGTGGTGACGGTGGTGCGTAATCAGGCTGTTAAATCTTACTAAAAATGGTCGCCTCCGGAAGGCGGCCATTAATTAAAGGATGGAACTTTTATGTCAAAGCTGCTCAACACTCTGATTCTCATGCCGCTTTCGGCAGGACTTCTTTTTTCCCTTCCAGTCTTCAGTCAGACATTGCCGCAGGGCGCTATCCAGCTGTCTGACTGTGAAAGTCAGAACGGACAGAATGGGAACGCCACTTCACCCAACGGAGAAAATGGTAAAAATGGCGTACCAGGCACCGGTTGTCTGAACGGAGGTAATGGCGGTAACGGTTCTGCTTCAGGTGGTAACGGCGGAAATGGGGGGAACGGTGCAGGCGCCGGGACTGAAACCCGTCACAAGCACCATAAACATCATAAAAGTACACCCGGTAGCGCCAATGGCGGAAACGGTGGTGATGGCGGATCAACAGATAACGCCCCCGGCGGGGCTGGCGGTGATGGAGGTAACAATGACCAGTCACAACATCTGTAAACGAATCGGAACCTTACTACGGTGCTCCACTCTGCTGCTGGTGGTTTTAACACATTACAGTTATGCAACTCCGGCATACCCGAGCCCATTTTCTGCTTCTTTTTCACTGATTTCGAATGGTGGAAACGGTGGTGACGGTGGTCCGGGTGAAAACGGCGGAAATGGTGGTAACGGCGTTAACGCTGGCACGGGTTCCAACTCAGATGGCGGAAATGGAGGCACAAACGGAGCCGATGGAGGGAATGGTGGCAACGGAGGAAGCGGGAATAATTCACCCGGCGGTGATGGCGGTGATGGCAGTGGAGGTGATAGTGGTGGTGACGGCGGCATATAATTCTTAACGCAGGAGAGGATATGAAAAACCTTCTCAGGAAAGTTGTATACCTCATTATTCTCACCTCAGCATTACTGAGACCTTTCATTGTCGTATTCACTGTAACGTCCTCTCTGGCGGCAGGAATATTCAGCACTGCGGCATGGGCAGACGGTGATGGTGGCGACGGTGGTGACGGTGGCGGTGATGGAAACGGGGGAGACGGAGGGAATGCGGGTTCTGGCAGCAACGGAGATGGCGGCGACGGTGGTAATGGGGGTGAAAACGGCGGTAATGGCGGAAACGGAGGTAATGGTGACGGATCAGGTAATGGCGGAAACGGCGGCGATGCGGGTCCAGGCGGCGTCGGCGGTCAGGGTGGCAGCGGCGGGAGTCAGGGAGGACATGATGGTTCTCCCGGGATGAGCGGAGCCAGGGCATCTAAGTAATTATCCGTATGCTGCTAACGCGGTCTGCCGGAGGTTGATTACTCCGGCGGCCTCATGCCTGCAGACTAAACAGACACCACAGCAATGCTGATACGTCGTGCTTCAGGGCCTGAACTGTAAAAGATGATGGAGTTGCCAGCACAGGAATGCCAAACCTCCTTAAAAAACACCGTATTGTGTCAGCCTGAGCAATGGCAGCTTATTCGGTACCATCCAGCGTTCCGGCTCGTGCGTCAGCCCTGTCGATTCCTCTGACAGAAAACCGGCCTCTGCCCCGAGTCACCATAATGGCTGTCCAGCCATTTACTATGTACACCTGGCTACCAGAGAAATTCTGGCGTGTTAAAAGCTGATACTGCAATGTGATTCGAATGCCTTTTTGCGTCAGATTACCCACCAGTCTGCAAAAATTGCCACTGTCCGCTATAAGGTTTAGCACCTTGTTAAACGTGCGCGATGAGCCACAGAGACATCTCTGATGAGATCCGCACTGGATTAACCTTTCACATTTTTTTAATGTCCGAATGATCACTCAAAGATTAATCAGGTAGCCTGAAATGTCTGTCAGAAATATCCTTAGCGACAAACAGATTTAAATGGCAAAAGGTCTGATATGGAATCGATGAATCTGCACAGCATTTACCGTTCTGCAAATGAGAATACCGTTGCGATGTGGAGGGAAAATGCAGGCATTGGCGCTATCAGGCAAGGAAACTACTACGATCCGGTAAAACTCGCTCTCGCAGCAGGCATACAGCCGTTTGTATCCTCTGATGTCTCACGTCTGCTGCGTGAACTGCGGCAACTCACCCGAGATGATCCGCTAGCCGATATTCTGCCAGTGGACGGTTTTCATTTTACCTTTTTACCTCTGACCCTGCCGCTCTTTCACGAAAACGCGCCGTTGCCCGAAAAAGTGGATCAGCTGACGGCTATCTGGACCGGATTTGAGGCGAAGAAAATCGTTATCAGGGATCTCCGGCTCGTTGCGTTGCCCGGTCAGTTATTACTCGCAGGGATCCCTGAAAGTCCTGCCATAGCCATGCGTCAGTCATTCTGCGAAAAGGTGCTCGACTCTGACTGGAAAAAAGAGCTGATGATGCGTCATTCGGGCAGCTCATTACCGGCCCCCTTCTGGCACAGCACCCTGCTGCGTTACAACGCGGCTTTTTTACCCGCAACCTTACGTCACTATTTTCTGGAACGTCAGACCGTTGATTTTGGGGAGGTCGCCGGAGAAC
This DNA window, taken from Pantoea vagans, encodes the following:
- a CDS encoding GDYXXLXY domain-containing protein, with translation MRKKSRWLAGAVIALALVTVNVSIWQKEQLLKQGAVMILPLAPVDPRSLMQGDYMALNYALTRPLEQTLYQQAVACGATRSSPCLPTSRTLIVDLDAQRHATQARFDQGEPLQTNQLRVKYHQHSGSLTVGTNAYFFQEGHGERFAQARYGAFRVGDDGTALLTDLLDEQGKVIQP